GCAACATCGCCCGCACCGCCGAGACGGCGGAGCCGGCCCGGTCCTCGACAGCCCGTCCCGCCCCTGCCGCCCCCGCCCGCTCCGGCACCGACCCCGAGGAGCTCTCATGACCCGCCCCGCCCGCCCGCTCCTGCGCCATCTCACCGTCACCGTGAGCTTCGCGCTCGCGATGCTGGGCACCGCCGTGGGGGTGGGGGCGTTCGGCGGCGACCCGATCGACGAGGCCGCCGGCGGCCTGCTCGCCGCCGACGCCACCCACCTCGCCCCCGCGACCGGCGCCTTCCGGATCTGGAGCCTCATCTACCTGGGACTCGGCGCCTACGCCGTATGGCAGTGGTGGGACCGCCACGACCACCGCGGCGTCGCCCTGCCCGCGATCGCCTCGCTGCTGCTGAACGCGGCGTGGATCCTCAGCATCCAGGCCGGGGCGGTGGGGGTCAGCGTGGTGGTGATCGTGCTGCTGCTGGCGGTGCTGGGCCTGCTCGCCCATCGGCTCACCGCACGCCCCGCCGGCGGCACCCTCGAACAGCTCGTGGTGGACGGCACCTTCGGGGTGTACCTGGGATGGGTGAGCGTCGCGACCTGCGCGAACATCGCCGCCGCGCTGAAGGGCGCCGGGTTCGCGGGCTTCGGGGCACCCGGCGTCCTC
This genomic interval from Brachybacterium aquaticum contains the following:
- a CDS encoding tryptophan-rich sensory protein; translation: MTRPARPLLRHLTVTVSFALAMLGTAVGVGAFGGDPIDEAAGGLLAADATHLAPATGAFRIWSLIYLGLGAYAVWQWWDRHDHRGVALPAIASLLLNAAWILSIQAGAVGVSVVVIVLLLAVLGLLAHRLTARPAGGTLEQLVVDGTFGVYLGWVSVATCANIAAALKGAGFAGFGAPGVLAAAVLAVVAVLGVALVRAGRRPVAAPAAMIWGLAWIAAGRALDAPHSPVTAVAALAAAAVIAAAAVWALWRTAQAPEPGRSPSAVRPAAEAARSPRGGHRPTELAR